One part of the Oncorhynchus clarkii lewisi isolate Uvic-CL-2024 chromosome 7, UVic_Ocla_1.0, whole genome shotgun sequence genome encodes these proteins:
- the LOC139412613 gene encoding transcription factor HES-5-like: MGAKCIFDVCANVCPVTPVSPLSHHVVDIKDPSKETILLKLRKLVVEKIQRDRINSSIEQLRRLLHRGQMCGQQQQRLSKLEKADILELAVSFLQKETKTGVSPTYSQCLQETLRHLSLHAPLQAAEQQDIKRFYVLQKTALSRSMSSEQHAQSAAKRSTSRSSSRRFQGSLWRPWQ, from the exons ATGGGTGCAAAATGCATCTTTGATGTTTGTGCTAACGTGTGCCCGGTTACTCCTGTTTCCCCTCTATCTCACCACGTGGTGGACATCAAAGATCCGTCAAAGGAGACTATTTTGCTCAAG TTACGGAAGCTCGTTGTGGAGAAAATTCAGAGAGACCGCATCAACAGCAGCATTGAGCAACTGAGAAGACTTCTCCACAGAGGACAGATGTGTGGACAGCAGCAGCAGCGCTTATCCAAACTGGAGAAAGCGGATATTTTGGAGTTGGCCGTGAGTTTCTTACAGAAGGAGACCAAAACGGGCGTTTCGCCCACCTACTCCCAGTGTCTGCAGGAGACCCTCCGCCACCTGTCCCTTCACGCGCCCCTGCAGGCTGCAGAACAACAGGATATCAAACGCTTTTACGTGCTCCAGAAAACAGCCCTGTCCAGGAGCATGTCAAGTGAACAGCACGCGCAGTCTGCAGCCAAGCGGTCAACATCAAGGTCATCATCACGGCGGTTCCAAGGCTCTCTGTGGAGGCCATGGCAATAG
- the LOC139414312 gene encoding transcription factor HES-5-like, whose amino-acid sequence MAPTYTRDSDNTMLSTKDKHKLRKPVVEKMRRDRINTCIEQLKTLLEREFHKQDPNAKLEKADILEMTVGFLKQQLQPQRPVLQRAHSEGYSQCWRETLHFLSSSSMKDTMLHNLQRAGQDICLSSPLSSQHQNHSQGPVKQAITGHKSVWRPW is encoded by the exons aTGGCTCCTACCTACACCAGAGACTCTGACAACACCATGCTCTCTACTAAAGACAAACATAAA CTAAGGAAACCAGTTGTGGAGAAGATGCGTAGAGACCGCATCAACACCTGCATAGAGCAGCTCAAGACCCTGCTGGAGAGGGAGTTCCACAAACAGGACCCCAATGCCAAGCTGGAGAAGGCTGACATCCTGGAGATGACGGTGGGGTTCCTGAAGCAGCAGCTGCAGCCTCAGCGCCCAGTCCTTCAGAGGGCCCACAGTGAGGGCTACTCCCAGTGCTGGAGGGAGACACTGCACTTCCTGTCTTCCAGCTCCATGAAGGACACGATGCTCCATAACCTCCAGAGAGCTGGACAggacatctgtctctcctctccactctcctcccaaCACCAAAACCACAGCCAGGGCCCAGTGAAGCAGGCCATCACAGGCCACAAATCAGTCTGGAGGCCTTGGTAG
- the LOC139414313 gene encoding transcription factor HES-5-like yields MAPTYTRDSDNTMLSTKDKHKLRKPVVEKMRRDRINTCIEQLKTLLEREFHKQDPNAKLEKADILEMTVGFLKQQLQPQRPVLQRAHSEGYSQCWRETLHFLSSSSMKDTMLHNLQRAGQDICLSSPLSSQHQNHSQGPVKQAITGHKSVWRPW; encoded by the exons ATGGCTCCTACCTACACCAGAGACTCTGACAACACCATGCTCTCTACTAAAGACAAACATAAA CTAAGGAAACCAGTTGTGGAGAAGATGCGTAGAGACCGCATCAACACCTGCATAGAGCAGCTCAAGACCCTGCTGGAGAGGGAGTTCCACAAACAGGACCCCAATGCCAAGCTGGAGAAGGCTGACATCCTGGAGATGACGGTGGGGTTCCTGAAGCAGCAGCTGCAGCCTCAGCGCCCAGTCCTTCAGAGGGCCCACAGTGAGGGCTACTCCCAGTGCTGGAGGGAGACACTGCACTTCCTGTCTTCCAGCTCCATGAAGGACACGATGCTCCATAACCTCCAGAGAGCTGGACAggacatctgtctctcctctccactctcctcccaaCACCAAAACCACAGCCAGGGCCCAGTGAAGCAGGCCATCACAGGCCACAAATCAGTCTGGAGGCCTTGGTAG